The DNA sequence TGTACCTTAACGATGGCTGAGCTTTGGGCCATATATATTGGAATTAAAATGGCTGTGGAGTTGGGAATCAACAAGCTGAATGTGGAATCTGATTCAAGGGTAGCGCTCTCCCGCCAATGAGCCTTAACTCACATGGCATATCTCCTCCTCCCCACCTCAAAGGTCTAAGGTTCAAATCCTAGAGATTGCAATTGAAGAGAAAATTTGATAAATGTGTGAGGAGTTTATGGGTGTGTTGTGTAGATTGGAGGTTGTCCAATGTACtgaccaaaaaacaaaaaaaaaaggtagcGCTCTCCCTAATCCAGAAGAACTCGATTGAACTTCACAGTTCACACAAATACCTCCCTAATTCGTTCTATTCAAGAGCTGCTAGTGAAGATTCAGACAATAACAATCAAGCATATCTATAGAGAAGCTAATTTTAGTGCAGATTCTCTTGCAAAGCATGGCCAAGACCATCAAACAGGGCTCACTTGCTTCGATGAAGTGCcctttgtgcttcttcctcaTATTCTGGCTGATAGTAGAAGAGTGGTGTTTCCTAAGATTATTCCTTAGTTTTGTTTCTTTTGGGCCTTTTGGCACCCCTTCCCCcccgcccccccccccccccccccaactgATAAAAAAAACCAAGACAACGACAATTGCTAACAACAACGCTTTGAAGTAGGCCACTGCAGCGATGTTCTTCTGGCATGAAGTGACAGATGACGCAGATGAGTCATGGTGGACAGCATAGACTTTCGACGAGGCAGCAAACAGCGACGGTAGAGAACCGATTGTAGTGTGGTAGCAGAGGCAGCCACGCGGAGTGTTGCTGTTGGGGAAGAAGCCGTGAGAGAAAAAAGGGAAGGATGAGAACTTCAGTTGTTCTTTTTTTAGTGTGAGAAGGAGAGTGAAATGAGTTTTAAAGTAATAATTGACTGTAGATGACAGTAGTTGGCTGATATCCTAATTGGTAACTAGCCCGATTGATGAGAATGTGCTCTTCTTTCATTCAGTCGGAGTTTCTCTCCCTCTTTTCTTTCCAAAACTCGATCTAGACCACAGTTTCATCATGGTGCCATTGGTGCGATGAGAGTGGTAAATCAATAGAATGCGAGAGGAGTGACAGACGTTGACGCCTGCAGTGTTGTGAATCAGCAACAATGGAAAAAGCTTCCGATCTAGAATTAGAAATGAATCGAGATCCAAATCAAAATCAAGAGTTCTCGGCTGATGAGCTTCAGAACTTAGCTCGCTTACTAAATTGGCTTTCAAATCTACAGTCGAATGCAACAAGATCCAATATGAATATACATGTAGATCCGTCGAGTGTCTACTATCTACACTCAGGTGAGAATCCTAGAGTTTCTGTTGTGTCGATTGTCTTGAATACTCGAAATTATAATTCTTGGTCAAAGTCCATGAAGTTAGCATTAAAATCAAAGAACAAATTAGGATTCATTGATGGAACAATTCTAAAACCGGATAAAAATGATCCCGAATACAAAGCTTGGGATAAATGTAACTCATATGTGGTGTCTTAGCTGAATCTGTCAACTGAGTAGTAAAATTGAACAAAGTGTTTCTTGGAATGAAATTGATATGGATTTATGGCTTGATTTAAGGCACAGGTACTATCATGGCGATCCTTGGAATTGCTGAATTGGAAAAGGAATTGTATGAAGCAAGAAAAAGGAATTGTATCACAAAATTGAAGGCAATATGGGAAGATATTGATAGTGTTAAACCAGGTAaacaccaaattaaaaaaaaaaaaaggggtccAAGGTGCAAGGGTGTGACTGGGGATTAGAAAATATGAGAGACTAGAATAAAATATATGCAGTAAAATTTTTGAGGGGGTTGAATATAGAGTTTGGAAATGTTAGATCCCAAATAATATTGATGAAATCTGTCCCAATCATCAATGAAACTTTTTCTTTACTCACTCAACAAGAAAGATAACTTAATGGACTAGACCTAGAGGCAAGAAACTTTACAGCTTTGGCAAACTGAGTGCATAATTTTGCCAGTAGTGGCAGTAGTGTCCCCAGAGGCAGAGGACGAGGAATACGAGGAGGTCGAGTTGACAGAGGAGGAAAACACAGCTCCAAAACTTGTTCTTATTGCCACAAAGCTAAACATCTTGTGGATACTTGTTATCACAAGCATGGACTCCTACCTCACCTACAGAGGATTCTTATTGCCAAACAAAAGAGACTTCTTTTTCCACTCAGTGAATCTAAGAGTTTGAACAGTTTTAATTTGGTGCATACCATATGGTGATCTCATTacaaagttttaaatattttttaacaatagtAGATAATAAAACCAGATTTGTTTGGGTTTATTTCATGAAACTGAAATCAGAGGCAAGTAATTTGGTTCAAAACTTTGTTGCATATGTAAAAACCCAATTTCAAACTCAAATTAAAGTTATTGGATCCGATAATGGGCTTTGAGTTTGAGCTTACTTCATATTATAATTCACAAGGCATATGGCACTAAACATTTTGTGTTGACACCCTATGATAAAATGGAATTGTTAAGAAAAAATATCAACACATTCTTAATGTTACAAGAGCTCTAATGTTTCAATCTTGTTTACCAAAAACCTTTTGAAGCTTTGCAGTTGGACAAGCTGTTCATATAATAGATAGGTTGCCCACTCCTAATTTGAAAAATCAGACACCCTTTGCTTTACTATTTGGTAAAGATGCAGATATTAGTGTTTGGTTGCTTGGCATATGCATTGACATTAGCTCATGATAGAAAGAAGTTTGATAAAAGAGCTaagaaaagtattttttttttctaggcTATCCATTAaactctatcatgtatcatgtctatagTGAAATTGTTCAAAGCATAAGGGACAATAAGGAATTTATCACTAACTGGATGGATTTGTCCCTCACCATACCTCTACTAGACACATTATAATgtatatattttgaatagaaagaCTAATTTGTCAACTCTTTTTTCGAATAGTGAAGAACGAATTTGTAAAATTATAAACTAACCTGGGAGTGGTTCTCCATCCACAACTACCCATGGGACATACTCATGAGGTGGGTGCAGCTTATTGCTTTCAGCTGCATACTGTAGCTCAAGCTGCATACAGATAGGTAAATGCTAAAACTGAGAGAAAAATCAAAGCCACACAATTGCATAGACTCAAGTTAAGGCACATTTATCATCTCTCATAAAGTACAACGGGGTATACattgtttgatctcaataaaagGGAATTATATTTGTCTAGAAATGTTGAATTTTATGAGCATTGTATTGTCTTATAAATTAATTGCTGAACATGCAAAGGGTATTTTGCCATCTTTTACACCTACTGTTGGTTCTAATTTTGATGACTTTGAACCCTTTTCTTTATGATTCTTCATATCTTCGTACTCACCTAATCATTGCATGCTGCTTCGGACAGGGAGTTCTAGCTACCAATCATGTGGAGAGAGATACGGTTTGCATCACATTGTGGATTGGGGAAGCTGTCTCGCACCAATAGAGCTTTTTCCCTGGCAATAACCACAACCTTGAAGCCAAGGACGTATCAACAAGATGTTGTGCATGAGTGTTGGAGAAATGCAACCAGTGTGGAGTTACTCACCCTCAAGAAGAACAGGATTTGGACTATTACTTCACTGACTCATGGTAAACTTACTATCGGTTGCAAATGGGGGTTCAAGGTGAAATTTAATCTAGACGGCAACATTGAGTGCCACAAGGCGAGACTTGAGGCTCAAGGTTTTAATCAGAAAGCAGGCTATGATTATTTGGACTCTCGGATGATAATCATTTTTCTTCCATTCTTTGAAGTCCATCACTGGGGTATGTCAATGATAATTATTTTGCAGTATTTCTTTAAGAGTTGTAGGCCTCTTCCTAATTCACCAGCATTAGCTTGCATATTCTAAAGGATCCCATAGGGAGCAGCCTTATAAGGTTCCTGCTGTAGGAATTCATTGGATGCTTTGGTTGCACCACCCAACATGTGTATGAACATATATGAAGGTTATGTTTTTAGAGAAAATATCCTTTTGCAGCGTCAGTTTGAGAAGCTGCCACAGTTCAGTTTCAAGACCATCTTGTGGACAACCTGCAATCATCAAATTCAGTGACCAAGCTTTATGATGAATGCTTAGTGCAAGttaccaaagaaaaaatcataatatGCTTCAATATTACTAATAAGATTTCAGAGTTGTGCTTTGTTAAACCAAGGCaacgtttttcttttttctttttaatctcATATTCTTCTGGCAGAATTTGTATTTGAAGACTCTATATCTAAGGTGTGGACACAGTATCTGAAAACGAAGGGGGTGGAATATTTAAGACAAAAAATGGCTTAATAAAACAAGAGTTCAAAATTGAGATAGCTCTAAATTGACAAGAGAACTTGGTTCAAACTAACTCTTTAGTAGGAATCTGCAAGTAACCCTGCAAACATTCAGTTTAGCTTGGCTGCTTAGTAGATCTATAAGTCATGGTAGCACAACTCAAATTCCTGGTAAAGTAGCAGTGTAGCACCTTTGATATATTATCACCAATAATCTCTGCATGAACATTGTCCTTCTTTAAAGCAATGAAACCTGTGAGTATCTCTAACAGTGATTTCCCTACCAGAAATGGCTGAAATAATTTTTATGGCGTTGTGGCAATCACCACAAATTCTTAGGTTCTTCACAACCAGTATTGGCACCCCTTCTTCAGTACAGATCAAGCCAAATGCAACAGCCAGTTTCTCACTATGATACAATAACTTTCTTTCCTTCTCTTCTGCCGTTACTGCTTCTTCATCTTTCATCAATGCCCATCTTATATCAGGAACATAACCTGCTTGTTTCAACTTCTTTAACATCTCTCCCATATACTCATGAATCTTATTTATCATTGGATGTGAAGTATCTTCAGCCACGAAGACATGCACTTTCTTATCTATCTCAATCCAGCTACAACCCGGTGTCTTCTTCACTCCCCTTTCACGCATCAGCTTCTTAAGCGTTGCAGCCTCTTCCCATCTGCCAGCACTGGCATACATATTAGAAAGTACCACGTATGGAACAGCACTATAAGGTTCAATCCGGACAAACTCACTGGCTGCTTTCACTGCAAGATCCACATTTCCATGTTTCTTACATGCTCCAAGTAAAGCAGCCCATTCAATAGAGCCAGGATTAAATGGCATCGTCTCAATAATCCTCTCGGCTTCCTTGAGTTTGCCCGCACGACCCAAAAGATCTATCATGCATGAATAATGTTCTGCCTCTGGTTCAAACCCAAACTTCTCCTTCATCATATTGAAATATTTCTGACCTTCCTCAACTTTCCCTGTGTGTGCGCATGCAGAAAGAACAGATATGAAGGTTATGTTATTTGGGGCAATATCCTTTTGCAGCATCAGTTCAAAAAGCCATAGTGACTCAGCCTCAAGACCATGCTGTGCGTAACCTGCTATCATTGAATTCAGTGATACCGTGTTGTGTTCTGGCATAGTATCAAAAATCTTTCTCGCATCCTGAAGATTCCCACATTTAGAATACATTGCAACAAGAGCATTATTCACCGAAACACGATTATAAAGGATGTCGGATTTGATTGTCAACGCGTGAACTTGATTTCCTACTGAGGGAGGTAAATTAGAGCAAGCACTAACCACACACACGAAACTACAATCATCCGGACGAAAGCCAACACGCTGCATCTTGCGAAAACAACAGAGGGCATCCTCAGACAAGTCCTCATTCTGGGAATATCCAGAAATCATTGTGTTCCATAGAACCAAATCTGGTGCAGTAATCTCTTCAAACACCTTCCTGCACTCTAACATACCCCCTGCACACTTAGAGTACAAGTCAATCAAACCACTACCTACATGAGTATTCCTGTGGAATCCACTTTTAATCATCTTAGCATGAAACTGCATCCCCCCTGCCAAATCCTTGAGGGAAGTAAAGGCAGTCAACACACTAGCCATAGTGAACATGTCAACCTCCAATCCCATCATAACCATCTCACAGAACAGTGCCAGCGCATCCGATCCCTCACGGTGTTGCCCGCAAGCCACTATCATCGAGTTCCAAGAAACCTCATCCCTCCCACCAACCCCCATCTCATGAAACACCCGTTTCGCCTCACCCAAGAATCCCTCCTTGCTATAACTCGTGAGGATGGCATTGTTAACAGAAGCATAAGAATCAAACCCACCCATCACCACGAAGCAATGTAGCTGCCTGATCAACCCCACACCACGGCCGCAGCAAGCATCTATGACGCCGGAGAGGGTGAACCCGTCGATGGCAAGGCACTTCTCTCTGACCACCCGGAGCAAGCCCAGTGCCTGTTCACAGTCGCCGCGCTCGGCATAAGCACTAATGAGGGTGTTGTAGGAAACAAGGTCCGGTTGGGGAATTTGGTCGAACAGCTGGCGGGCAATGTGGGGAAGGGAGTGTTTGGCATAGGCATTGATGATGGCATTGTAGGAGAACACATTGGGGTGTTCAGTGAGGTCAAATGCAGTTCTGGCATTGCGTAGAGTGCCGCATTTGGAATAGAGAATGGTGAAATGGTTAGAGAGGTAGGTGGTAATGttatcattgttgttgttgtgggaTTTGAAGAAGAGTGCGTGAAGGGCTTTCCCTGCTAAAAGGTTTCTTTCCGATATGCATGCTTTGAGAAGGTTCCGGAAGGTGTGAGGGTTTAGTAGTTGCCATGAGTGGTAGTTGAAGACAAGCATCAGTGTCCAGCTTCCCTTCTTCACACATATTTATAGAAAATTTTCACTTACGGCAGCACCAACATTAACAAATTTATATCAACAATAAAAATTACAAGATAAGTATTCCTATTCCTGAGAATGCTACACGTtaagtgtgtgtgtgtgaaagcaTTCCAGCATTGTAGAAACCTTTACttttgcaatatatatatatatatatatgaaacaaAGAAGCTCAACACGAACCTGGAGCACAAAGCAGAGacaacaacaaataaaataaaataaaacaacgcAAGTTATATTCACCTAGTAACTTGTTAGAGCGAATAAGGATCTCAATGTCAtttccggcattgccatcaataACAAAAAGAATCTTCACACTTCCACTCTTTGTAGTTAAATCGAGTCATGCTGATGATGTCTTCAACACCTTTACTTTTATTCTGAAACAGCCTCCTGTTCCTTTCCAGCTAGACGTTTCATACAATGACAAAGAAATTTATAAACCACACCTTGCGTTCCTCCTTTCTACCCGTAGCACCTGTCCAACTTTCAAAGTGTTCTTTGAGGGTACTTGGAACATACCATTTTCTGCCAAAATCAGATAGCCAAGCGCACCACACCTGTCAGGTAAATTTACAGCCAAGAAACAGTTGGTGAACATATTTCACATCATGATTACATAATACGCACACATTATCATCCTGGTTAACAATTCCGAGACGACATAACCTTTCCTTTGTGTTCAACCTACCTATCAAAACGAACCAGGCAAACAACTCCACTCTTGGGGGACTAATCCTTTCCAAATAGTATTCGTGTAGCTATAGCTTGTTACCTCTTCCAGTAGTGTTTTCACCTGCaagacctgcacaaatgagttagtagaaaaaaCGCCTTGCATATCAAACTTCCAGACAACTCTATCCTCTCTATCAAAAGCTAGTTTAACTGGTCTCAAAGTATCATGTAATTGATTCACCAGTTCCAACTCCCATTAGAAGAGCTCACGCCTCCAGtggaagttccaaatccactctaacccatcctaGAAACCACAGTTCCCTATGACAGATCTTTTTTGGTCTGAAACCGAGAAAAGCCTTGGAAACCTTTCCTTTAGAGGACCACCACTTAGCCAGACATCTTACCAAAAAAGGGTTTTTCTGCCATCACTAATCTCCATAGACAAGCCATTTATCATGTTGTCTCTTATATGTTGCTCCCTAATCTGTAGCTGACAGATATCCTTCTATTGACCCCTCTAGTGGGTAATGTCTGGGAAGATAATAACTTAGTAGGAGAGAGATTATTACAGGAGCAAACCACCTTCTTCCACAACGGACACTCCTCTTTTGAGAAcatccaccaccacttaaacaggaGAGCTGTGTTACGAAGCATCGCATTACCAACTCCTAGCCCACCTAGCTTTTTCGGAGCTTGGACCAATTCCCAGTTAACCAAAGACATCCCCTTCCTGccatcctccttactccacaAGAATCTTCTCTGTAATGAAATAAGCTTCTCCTGAACAGCTTTCGGCATCTTATATAAGCTTAGATAATATACCGGGAGACTATTCAGAACTGCTTTGATAAGCACTAGCTTCTCCGCTTTGTTGAGTGTCTTTGATTTTCATAAGCTGAGCTTCTCTTCCACTTTGTCTATAATTAGCTTCCAAGTCTTGACTAACCTTGGATTAGCTCCTAAGGGGATTCCAAGATATCTGACCGGGAGAGTGGCCTCCTTGCACCCCCAACAAGCTGCACATACTTCGAACCCactgttgttcacaattaattgaGATCAAGCTGGATTTGTCAAAGTTGATACTTAGCCCCGACATCACCTCAAAACTACGAAGCAGCCTCTTGTAATTTTTAATAGTCTCCTCCTCTGGCGAACAGAATAACACAGTATTATCAGCAAACTGGAGATGTGACAGTTCTATATTGTCTCTCCAAACAAGTAACAGAGCTATCCGACCATTCCTGACTGCCACTTTAATCATTCTATGTAGAACATCCACAACAAGTACAAACAAGAATGGTGATAGAGGATCACCTTGTAGCAAACCTCTTTCCATCTTAAACGGCTTTGTTGGTGACCCATTTATCAATACCGACATAGAAGTTGTGCTAACACACTCCATAACCCAGTCTCTCCACCTTCGTCCAAAACCCATTTTCTGCAGAACAATATTCACGAAACTCCACTTTACCCTATCGTAGGCCTTTTGAAAGTCCAGCTTGATTATTGTCGCTTCTTTCTTCATCCTTTTAAGCTAATGTACCGTTTCACATGCAATAAGAGCCCCATCATGTATTTTCCGTCCCTTGACAAACGCACTCTGAGTCTCTCCAACCAGGCCTGGCATGCATAACTGATCTCATCCTCCTAACCAGTACTTTCGATATCACCTTATATACACAACCAACCATACTTATTGGTCGGATGTCCTTTATCTCCTTAGCCCCAATGAATTTCGATGCCAAAGCAACCTATGTTATATTAGAGTCTGTCGGTAGCTTAGACGTCTGAAAGAATCCTAACACAGCTGTCGTGAACTCTGTTCCAATTTCATCCCAGCACTTCTTGATGAAATTCATATTGTACCCATCACTTCCTGGCGCTCTATTTGTTTCACAATCCCACACTACTTCTCTTATCTCTTCAACTGTCGGCAACACCTCTAGGGCCATAGTATCCTCTTCAGCTATCATATCCACTAGATCATCCTTAAAATCCACCATAGGAGACTTCTCTTGACGATACAATTTCCTGCAGAACTTACGGATAGCAATTTTTATTCTTGCTTGATTTCTTACCAGTCTTTCATCAATTACCAAAGCATCAATCTTGCTGTTCCTCCTTCTGGTTGAAGCTAAGTTGTGAAAATACCTGGTATTTTTGTCCATATCCTTCGCAAGCCGTGAACGTGACATCTGTTTCCAGTGCAGTTCTTTCCTCACGTACCACCTCTCACAACAAGACACTAACGCCTTCCTTCTTGCTTCCACTGTTCTATCATATACCCCATTGCTTACTATGTCATCTATCTTCTTGATCTCTTCcttaaatttcataatttttttatccaTATCACCAAAATTGTCTCTATACCATCTCTTTTTTTTGGTCATTTTTTTATTAACCATACTAATAGAGACAAATTTAAAAAGAACAGAATCttgaatataatattaaataaaacttacgacatattaaaaatatataattctcTTACCTGAGAAAAGGTTGATTAAGAAAAACCTTTTATTAAACTTCAGCCTTTTGTCTGTTTTATACTTTTCAACTTTCATGATTTTCATatttacatgtttttttttttttgctattttgttGGAATTTTCTTTATGCCTTTTCTTTTTGTGATAATTTTGTGGTGGAGTGCtcaatattataattttgttttctatttggTGGTAAAATCACAGTTTGTTAGTGTTTATGGTGAATAACCTAATGACAGTAAATTCCATAATTATACACGGTAAATATGAGTTTTTTGGATCAgaataaaaattacaaagatttgagcaaaaaatataaattaagaggAAACAAAAATTTGAGTGAGTTGAAATCCAAAATCTTTTAACGATTCTTAAAACGAGAGTTATTGGATAGTGGAATTTTGACATGGCATTAAGGAAAATTATTCCGAGTTTGGATTCAAGTATACCAAATCATGCGTTATTAACGTTATGCAGAGAACACCGACAACACAAGTTACACCAGATGGGCAAAATGGCTAGTAAGTAATATAAAGCGGGGGCTCCAAAATAGGTAAAGAGATACAATCCCTAACAACTACAACAATAAGAGTTTTTGCAACGGTcgaaaattattattatagataGAAAAATCGTTTCTAAAACTTTAGGCAACGTTTTGGTAATCGTTTTTTACCTGTGATATATGCGACTGTTGCTAATACTCATAGGTAACGATATTTTACCTAAGACAACGGCAACAAAAAACGGTTTAAAATTGTTCTCTTTCATGACATAACGGTTTAAAATCATAACTGAATAAGCAACCGTTTTAAACTGTTGTAGTTTTGTTATTCACAAAGATAATAGTTTAAAAGTAGTGTTGtctaaccaagttgggttggtctagtggttagctcactagtccgcttaagcaagtgtcgggggttcgaatcccgccttgtgcatgcagcaacccattggccagcggcaaacccttaaatggagctcagtaccgcgacggattagtccttgacctgccgggttgggggataccgtgggaaaccaaaaaaaaaaaaaaaaaaaaagtagtgttgtctttggtattttttttaacaGTTTTAATACCATTATCATTTTGAGATTGTCTTTA is a window from the Arachis hypogaea cultivar Tifrunner chromosome 1, arahy.Tifrunner.gnm2.J5K5, whole genome shotgun sequence genome containing:
- the LOC140175381 gene encoding uncharacterized protein, which codes for MKFKEEIKKIDDIVSNGVYDRTVEARRKALVSCCERWYVRKELHWKQMSRSRLAKDMDKNTRYFHNLASTRRRNSKIDALVIDERLVRNQARIKIAIRKFCRKLYRQEKSPMVDFKDDLVDMIAEEDTMALEVLPTVEEIREVVWDCETNRAPGSDGYNMNFIKKCWDEIGTEFTTAVLGFFQTSKLPTDSNIT
- the LOC112790512 gene encoding pentatricopeptide repeat-containing protein At3g49710, yielding MLVFNYHSWQLLNPHTFRNLLKACISERNLLAGKALHALFFKSHNNNNDNITTYLSNHFTILYSKCGTLRNARTAFDLTEHPNVFSYNAIINAYAKHSLPHIARQLFDQIPQPDLVSYNTLISAYAERGDCEQALGLLRVVREKCLAIDGFTLSGVIDACCGRGVGLIRQLHCFVVMGGFDSYASVNNAILTSYSKEGFLGEAKRVFHEMGVGGRDEVSWNSMIVACGQHREGSDALALFCEMVMMGLEVDMFTMASVLTAFTSLKDLAGGMQFHAKMIKSGFHRNTHVGSGLIDLYSKCAGGMLECRKVFEEITAPDLVLWNTMISGYSQNEDLSEDALCCFRKMQRVGFRPDDCSFVCVVSACSNLPPSVGNQVHALTIKSDILYNRVSVNNALVAMYSKCGNLQDARKIFDTMPEHNTVSLNSMIAGYAQHGLEAESLWLFELMLQKDIAPNNITFISVLSACAHTGKVEEGQKYFNMMKEKFGFEPEAEHYSCMIDLLGRAGKLKEAERIIETMPFNPGSIEWAALLGACKKHGNVDLAVKAASEFVRIEPYSAVPYVVLSNMYASAGRWEEAATLKKLMRERGVKKTPGCSWIEIDKKVHVFVAEDTSHPMINKIHEYMGEMLKKLKQAGYVPDIRWALMKDEEAVTAEEKERKLLYHSEKLAVAFGLICTEEGVPILVVKNLRICGDCHNAIKIISAISGREITVRDTHRFHCFKEGQCSCRDYW